The following proteins are encoded in a genomic region of Microcoleus sp. bin38.metabat.b11b12b14.051:
- a CDS encoding cyanophycinase, whose amino-acid sequence MAGSENQGKLLIIGGAEDKDGDCKILREFLRCAGGTKARIVVMTAATSLPGEVGDNYIRVFERLGAEDVRVVDTQKPEDANNPDYLEAIEQATGIFFTGGEQARIITCLKDTQLDAAMHKRYSEGAIIGGTSAGAAMMPDMMIIEGDSETNPRVDVVAMGPGMGFLPGIVIDQHFAQRGRLGRLVAALLLQPAVLGFGIDENTAILVSGDEFEVIGESAVTVIDESEKLHDNMEGLLKDEALAICGAKLHILPHGYRFNLKTRQPVLDKVAIAA is encoded by the coding sequence ATGGCTGGCAGCGAAAATCAGGGAAAGTTGCTAATTATTGGCGGCGCCGAAGACAAAGACGGGGACTGCAAAATTCTGCGGGAATTCTTGCGGTGCGCTGGAGGCACTAAAGCCCGCATTGTAGTGATGACGGCTGCGACAAGCCTGCCGGGAGAAGTGGGAGATAATTACATCAGAGTGTTTGAGCGGTTGGGCGCGGAAGACGTGCGAGTGGTTGATACCCAAAAACCCGAAGATGCGAACAATCCAGATTATTTAGAAGCGATCGAACAAGCGACTGGCATATTCTTTACTGGCGGAGAGCAGGCGCGGATTATTACCTGCTTGAAAGATACCCAACTCGACGCAGCTATGCACAAACGCTACTCAGAAGGCGCGATTATTGGCGGTACCAGTGCCGGCGCGGCAATGATGCCAGACATGATGATTATTGAAGGAGACTCCGAGACAAATCCTCGCGTTGACGTGGTAGCAATGGGCCCGGGAATGGGTTTCCTGCCGGGAATTGTCATTGACCAGCATTTCGCCCAGCGAGGCCGTCTGGGACGCTTAGTGGCCGCGCTATTGTTGCAACCAGCAGTCTTAGGATTTGGGATTGATGAAAACACAGCGATTTTAGTCAGCGGTGACGAGTTTGAAGTGATTGGGGAAAGCGCTGTCACTGTCATCGACGAGTCGGAAAAACTCCACGACAATATGGAGGGACTGTTGAAGGATGAGGCTTTGGCGATTTGCGGGGCGAAGTTGCACATCCTCCCCCACGGCTATCGGTTTAACTTGAAAACTCGCCAGCCGGTGTTAGATAAGGTAGCAATTGCAGCATAG